The segment ATGAATTGGTACCGTTTGAGCAGCACGCACAGGATAACGCCCAGCGTGCCGCCCAAGACCGTGCCAACCACGCCGATAATCATGCCTTTGAGAACGAAGATACGGCGGATGCTCGCATCCGTTGCGCCCATGGCCTTGAGGATGGCGATATCCCGGGTCTTCTCCATCACCATCATGATCAGACTGCTGGCAATATTAAAAGCCGCCACCAGAATAATCAATGCGAGAATGATGAACATGACGGTTTTTTCCAGCTTCAGGGCGGAAAAGAGGTTGCGGTTCATCTGCATCCAGTCGCGCACCCAGAAATTCTTTCCGAGCATCCCCGAAATGGAGCGGCCGATGCTGCGGGCCTGATAGACATCGGCGAGTCTGACCTCGATGCCGGTGACGGCGCCTTCCATGCCGAGCATGCTCTGGGCCACCTGCAGATGCACGAAAGCCAGCGAGCCGTCATATTCGTACATGCCCGATTCGAAGCGGCCGACGACCCGAAACCGTTTCATCGAAGGCGCAAAACCGGCCGGGGTAATCATCCCCCTGGGTGAGATGATATGAACGATGTCCCCCTTGACCACGCCCAGGTTGCGGGCCAGCTCCTTGCCCAGAACGATCCCTGCTGGCTGTGCGTCCGCCGCGTCCGCGCCCTGATCCTGCCGGAGCGCATCGAGGGCCTCCTTGCCGACGATGCCAAGCACCTGATCGACCGATCCGGGATCGATCCCGCGCACGATCGTGCCCGAAATGGCGCCTGCCGAGCGGATCATGGCCTGGGTCGTCAGGAAGGGCGTGGTTCCGATCACGCCCGGAATCTGTCCGATAAGCCCCCTGACCTTTTCGTAATCCTCGAAACGGCCGCCCTGTTTCATCACGACGATGTGGGACTCGACCCCGAGAATCTTCGATTTCAGATCGGCCTCGAACCCGGCCATGACGGCAATGACCACAATCAGGGCCATCACCCCGACCGTTACCCCGGCGATGGAAAGCAGGGTGATCAGCGAGATGAAACTGTGGCGCTGTTTGGCGCGAAGATAGCGTCCTGCGATGAACCATTCGAAGCGCATCAGGGTTTTTCCATCAGGCGGCTGCCGGTTTCATGTGGGGAAAGAGGATCACTTCCCGGATCGATGCCGAATCCGTCAGCAGCATGGCCAGCCGGTCGATGCCTACCCCCTCCCCCGCCGTCGGCGGAAGGCCGTATTCGAGGGCTTCGATGTAATCGAAGTCCATTTCGTGGGCTTCCCGATCACCCGCCTGCCGATCTTCGACCTGCTGCTGAAAGCGGCCGAACTGATCCTGCGGATCGTTGAGCTCCGAGAAGCCGTTGGCGATCTCATAGCCTGCGATGAAGAGCTCGAAGCGCTCGGTCAGCTCCGGTTCCGTATCGCTTCTTCGGGAAAGCGGGGAGACCTCGACCGGATAACCGATGACAAATGTGGGTTGGATCAGATGGGGTTCGAC is part of the Desulfatirhabdium butyrativorans DSM 18734 genome and harbors:
- a CDS encoding lipoprotein-releasing ABC transporter permease subunit, whose amino-acid sequence is MRFEWFIAGRYLRAKQRHSFISLITLLSIAGVTVGVMALIVVIAVMAGFEADLKSKILGVESHIVVMKQGGRFEDYEKVRGLIGQIPGVIGTTPFLTTQAMIRSAGAISGTIVRGIDPGSVDQVLGIVGKEALDALRQDQGADAADAQPAGIVLGKELARNLGVVKGDIVHIISPRGMITPAGFAPSMKRFRVVGRFESGMYEYDGSLAFVHLQVAQSMLGMEGAVTGIEVRLADVYQARSIGRSISGMLGKNFWVRDWMQMNRNLFSALKLEKTVMFIILALIILVAAFNIASSLIMMVMEKTRDIAILKAMGATDASIRRIFVLKGMIIGVVGTVLGGTLGVILCVLLKRYQFIDLPGDVYYLSKLPVLLKTGDILTIAVSSLVICFLSTLYPSRQAARLNPVEAIRHG